In Rhizobium sp. N324, a single genomic region encodes these proteins:
- a CDS encoding sensor histidine kinase, with protein MPSNPTRRPEENDSSEERIKRFLATASHDLQSPLRHIAMYAELLLDDLQETLDGEQLQSLRMIMEKAQTAQRLTKALMNLAGGAPQVTPEEVDLQALAENIWGELIDESAVHDATLESRGLPSIRTDPALLGLVLRHLLANALTYRGDAPLQVAIAAERMGADWFIRISDNGTGIDPAYRERIFEPFWKLPKAGTVPGAGLGLTTAREFLTALGGDLSLEHSDQSGSRFLIRLPVA; from the coding sequence ATGCCATCAAACCCGACGCGACGACCGGAAGAGAACGATAGCAGTGAGGAGCGCATCAAGCGTTTTCTCGCCACCGCCTCGCACGACCTGCAATCACCGCTGCGCCATATCGCCATGTATGCCGAGCTATTGCTCGACGATCTCCAGGAAACGCTCGACGGCGAACAGCTTCAGAGCCTGCGGATGATCATGGAAAAGGCGCAAACCGCGCAGCGCCTCACCAAGGCATTGATGAACCTTGCCGGCGGAGCACCTCAGGTGACGCCCGAAGAGGTCGATCTGCAGGCGCTGGCCGAAAATATCTGGGGCGAGTTGATAGACGAAAGCGCGGTGCACGATGCGACGCTGGAAAGCCGGGGCCTGCCCTCCATCCGGACCGACCCGGCCCTGCTCGGCCTGGTGCTGCGGCATCTGCTGGCCAATGCCCTCACCTATCGTGGCGACGCGCCGCTGCAGGTGGCTATCGCGGCGGAGCGAATGGGGGCGGATTGGTTCATCCGGATTTCCGACAATGGGACGGGCATCGATCCTGCTTACCGGGAGCGGATCTTCGAGCCGTTCTGGAAATTGCCGAAGGCGGGAACGGTGCCGGGCGCCGGCCTCGGATTGACGACGGCGCGAGAGTTTCTGACAGCGCTTGGCGGCGATCTCAGCCTGGAGCATTCGGATCAAAGCGGCAGCCGCTTCCTCATCCGCCTTCCCGTCGCCTAA
- a CDS encoding response regulator — translation MTAETVRKNAVKVLFVDDEFIEFRALKKKIADLSEPAVEVEYSPSIGDALEKIRLARFDLILLDNRLLPNADFRETVPELRGIGYTGPIGVVSTDISGGYFQEFPDYGVDFRIGKDEIDAQTLQHIIREYVTYDVPDFWKDDYSI, via the coding sequence ATGACCGCCGAAACTGTGCGAAAAAATGCCGTGAAGGTTCTCTTCGTCGACGACGAATTCATCGAATTCCGTGCGCTCAAGAAGAAGATCGCCGACCTCTCCGAGCCGGCCGTCGAGGTTGAATATTCGCCGTCGATCGGTGACGCGCTGGAAAAGATCCGCTTGGCGCGTTTCGATCTCATCCTGCTCGACAATCGCCTTCTGCCGAACGCCGATTTCCGCGAAACCGTGCCGGAACTGCGCGGCATCGGCTACACCGGCCCGATCGGCGTCGTCTCAACCGATATATCGGGCGGCTACTTTCAGGAATTCCCCGATTACGGCGTCGATTTCCGCATCGGCAAGGATGAGATTGACGCCCAGACGCTGCAGCACATCATCCGCGAATATGTCACCTATGACGTCCCGGATTTCTGGAAGGACGATTACAGCATCTGA
- a CDS encoding helix-turn-helix transcriptional regulator, producing the protein MNNAPAIPFHAGPELSRAINRTDFFRLLKSAAQHYNFDNFTLARISEASAPFGERDIVITNVAERRVGLFITTLKEALGTVRAKSAQFLATPVHGRSARPEDHRSDLVFNEFLSGVFLFIPLFTPEGRRYCLVLSGERQEPDQSEIADMLLDTMRIFDKLYEEILTPEMSGRLTQREQEIVKWTSEGKTSAEIAIILGLSEHTVNSHITAAARKLDAVNRVHMVAIALRNGLVT; encoded by the coding sequence ATGAACAACGCCCCGGCAATTCCCTTTCATGCCGGACCGGAGTTGAGCCGGGCGATCAATCGCACCGATTTTTTCCGGCTGCTGAAGTCGGCAGCACAGCACTACAACTTCGACAATTTCACGCTTGCCCGCATTTCCGAGGCTTCGGCCCCTTTCGGAGAACGTGATATCGTCATCACCAATGTCGCCGAGCGGCGTGTCGGCCTTTTCATCACGACGTTGAAGGAAGCGCTGGGGACCGTCCGGGCAAAGTCCGCCCAGTTTCTGGCAACGCCGGTTCATGGCCGGAGCGCACGGCCGGAAGATCATCGTTCCGATTTGGTCTTCAACGAGTTCCTGAGCGGCGTCTTTCTGTTCATCCCGCTGTTCACCCCCGAAGGACGGCGCTATTGCCTCGTGCTCAGCGGCGAGCGTCAGGAGCCGGACCAGAGCGAGATCGCCGACATGCTTCTCGACACGATGCGGATTTTCGACAAGCTTTATGAGGAAATCCTGACGCCGGAAATGTCCGGACGGCTGACCCAGCGCGAGCAGGAAATCGTCAAATGGACGAGCGAAGGCAAGACGTCGGCTGAGATCGCCATCATCCTCGGACTTTCCGAGCATACGGTGAATTCGCACATCACTGCGGCCGCGCGCAAACTTGACGCCGTCAACCGCGTTCATATGGTGGCGATCGCGTTGCGGAACGGCCTGGTCACGTGA
- a CDS encoding response regulator, which translates to MQQRDTQPILIVEDSEDDFEATMRAFKRTNLRNSIRWAASGQEALDMLTAMVPKPGLILLDLNMPGLDGRKTLEAIKSNAGWRKIPVVILTTSDDERDIEGCYALGANTYVQKPVDLDGLFAAIQRLKEYWFEIAILPLED; encoded by the coding sequence ATGCAGCAGCGTGACACGCAACCGATCCTGATCGTCGAGGACAGCGAAGACGATTTCGAAGCAACGATGCGCGCCTTCAAACGCACCAACCTGCGCAATTCGATCCGCTGGGCCGCCTCCGGCCAGGAAGCGCTCGACATGCTCACCGCCATGGTGCCGAAACCGGGGCTGATCCTGCTCGATCTCAACATGCCGGGCCTTGATGGCCGCAAGACACTGGAGGCGATCAAGTCGAACGCCGGATGGCGCAAGATCCCGGTGGTGATCCTCACCACCTCGGACGATGAGCGCGATATCGAAGGCTGCTATGCGCTCGGGGCCAATACCTATGTGCAGAAGCCGGTCGATCTCGACGGGCTGTTCGCTGCGATCCAGCGGCTGAAGGAATACTGGTTCGAAATCGCCATCCTGCCGCTCGAGGACTGA
- a CDS encoding sensor histidine kinase, producing MQDKGNVDLQDQRRRRRYRGFAIAVGCLMFLLGMSALVGWLLQIEVIISLVPGFPSMAFNTALCFVLSGLGLAASTLAARRFLIAATIMSGFAAAIAAARLVEIVTIGRTFHNIDLLISRFVIPPDFIAQIGGGMGPNTALVFLIANLSLLLSLHIEGKSQVVQELTSYVVITLGMIALASYVTDAEQGYRWGSYAAMALHTAVGMVIFGSGLLARSWWMQPANRAQIPLWIPAAVCFTGLLVDLYTPLGVANGILYVPLVLTALWFGNRNAPLFFAFACTVLLMLGFFAVRHDEAAFWQEIANRTITAATLWLIAILVFYFMRNNHNLETERVRFGALVRGTPDAVIVIDEGGTIRSYNPAAESMFGYSPQETIGRNIKMLMPEPYHSEHDGYLAHYRKTGEERIIGTTRMVSGRRKNGIVFPIDVSISAVATGDAKIFVGIVRDISERARQEERMKTTLAQLEAYTAELERSNHDLDEFAYIASHDLKEPLRGLHNHSRFLLEDYEDKLDDDGVRRLNRLVRLSQRMEKLVNDLLYFSRLGRQQLAVKRSDIGLIVKDVVATMELLLEERHAKVVIDGQLPDVVCDAPRLTEVFRNLITNAIKYNDKPAPLVSIGYLERYVGKDGTVARNVFFVRDNGKGIPQEFHEDIFRIFKRLEKSQDSDDGTGAGLTFVRKIIARHNGDIWLESEVGTGTTFYFTLGKKREGQNAAA from the coding sequence GTGCAGGATAAGGGCAACGTGGACCTGCAGGATCAGCGGCGGCGGCGGCGCTACCGCGGCTTCGCGATCGCGGTCGGCTGCCTGATGTTCCTTCTCGGAATGAGCGCCCTTGTCGGCTGGCTGCTGCAGATCGAGGTGATCATTTCGCTGGTTCCCGGCTTTCCGTCGATGGCCTTCAACACCGCGCTCTGCTTCGTGCTGTCCGGCCTGGGGCTTGCCGCCTCGACGCTGGCTGCCCGTCGCTTTCTGATCGCCGCAACGATCATGTCGGGGTTTGCGGCGGCGATCGCCGCGGCCAGGCTCGTGGAAATCGTCACCATCGGCCGGACGTTCCACAATATCGACCTGTTGATCAGCCGATTCGTCATTCCGCCGGATTTCATCGCACAGATCGGAGGCGGCATGGGCCCGAACACGGCGCTGGTCTTCCTGATCGCCAATCTCTCGCTGCTGCTCTCTCTCCACATCGAGGGGAAAAGCCAGGTCGTGCAGGAACTGACGAGCTATGTCGTCATCACCCTCGGCATGATCGCGCTCGCCAGTTATGTCACCGACGCCGAGCAGGGGTACCGCTGGGGATCTTATGCGGCGATGGCGCTGCATACGGCGGTCGGCATGGTGATCTTCGGCTCGGGGCTTCTCGCGCGCTCCTGGTGGATGCAGCCGGCAAACCGGGCGCAGATTCCGCTCTGGATCCCGGCTGCGGTCTGCTTCACCGGGCTTCTCGTCGATCTCTATACGCCGCTCGGTGTCGCCAACGGCATTCTCTATGTGCCGCTGGTGCTGACGGCGCTCTGGTTCGGCAACCGGAACGCACCGCTTTTCTTCGCCTTTGCCTGCACCGTACTGCTGATGCTCGGCTTCTTCGCCGTCCGGCACGACGAGGCGGCATTCTGGCAGGAGATCGCCAATCGCACGATTACGGCGGCGACGCTCTGGCTGATCGCCATCCTCGTCTTTTATTTCATGCGCAACAACCACAACCTCGAAACCGAGCGCGTCCGCTTCGGCGCGCTGGTGCGCGGCACGCCCGATGCCGTCATCGTCATCGACGAGGGGGGAACGATCCGGAGCTACAACCCGGCCGCCGAAAGCATGTTCGGGTACTCACCGCAGGAGACGATCGGCCGGAATATCAAGATGCTGATGCCCGAACCCTACCATTCCGAGCATGACGGCTATCTCGCCCATTACCGCAAGACCGGCGAGGAGCGTATCATCGGCACGACGCGCATGGTCTCCGGACGACGCAAGAACGGCATCGTCTTTCCGATCGACGTTTCGATCAGCGCCGTCGCCACCGGCGACGCGAAGATCTTCGTCGGCATCGTGCGCGACATCAGCGAGCGTGCCCGGCAGGAAGAGCGGATGAAAACGACACTTGCCCAGCTCGAGGCCTATACGGCCGAGCTCGAGCGCAGCAACCACGACCTCGACGAATTCGCCTATATCGCCTCGCATGATCTCAAGGAACCGCTGCGCGGCCTGCACAACCACTCTCGCTTTCTCCTCGAAGACTATGAAGACAAGCTCGACGACGACGGCGTGCGCCGGTTGAACCGGCTGGTGCGCCTCAGCCAGCGCATGGAAAAACTCGTCAACGACCTGCTTTATTTCTCCCGGCTCGGGCGGCAGCAGCTGGCGGTCAAACGCAGTGATATCGGCCTGATCGTCAAGGATGTCGTCGCGACGATGGAGCTGCTGCTGGAAGAGCGGCATGCCAAGGTCGTCATCGACGGCCAGTTGCCGGATGTCGTCTGCGACGCGCCGCGGCTGACCGAAGTGTTCCGCAATCTCATCACCAATGCGATCAAATACAACGACAAACCGGCGCCGCTGGTGTCGATCGGCTATCTTGAGCGGTATGTCGGCAAGGACGGCACGGTTGCCCGCAACGTGTTTTTCGTCAGGGATAACGGCAAGGGCATACCCCAGGAATTCCATGAGGACATTTTCCGCATTTTCAAACGGCTGGAAAAGTCGCAGGATTCCGACGACGGCACCGGAGCCGGCCTCACCTTCGTCCGCAAGATCATCGCGCGGCACAATGGCGATATCTGGCTGGAATCCGAGGTCGGCACCGGCACGACATTCTATTTCACCCTGGGAAAAAAGCGCGAGGGGCAGAATGCAGCAGCGTGA
- a CDS encoding response regulator, translated as MAEVCSILIIDDNIDDREVYRRILSRVSSTAYSVLEAETGEEGLALNGRKRPNCILLDYSLPGRNGLGVLADILESDPAANVIMLTGQGSETVAVEVMKSGARDYLTKDSLSPETLHRCIQNAIMHGMLEAQLEQKRQSLEIFTRAMAHDLKEPLRTIKSFSRILAGSAALPADDRELLDYVLSAADHMEDLIVKVSGFTRLEASGGPELTPVSLSAVLDQVEDNLRQQTESRGAVIIRGALPEVMGDATLLTQLLQNLVSNAIRYCEQTVPEVTISGEAQGDFCRLTVRDNGPGIDPQHRELIFQPFKRLVGRGIEGTGLGLAICRRIAQLHGGAIWCEAENGPGATFILDVPLAVTRPEPAAAAAVPHSGKGAEQPGEGAGRLAEVLLVEDSPADIQLLKIKLMRREKVDFNLHVATNGREAMRLLETRAGIADVPQIDLMLLDINMPIMDGFEVLRALSADIRLKQIPVCILSTSSDETDRQRARNLGARAYMVKPPTLQQLEEALEYVDHLELLQRGDSLALCAEQN; from the coding sequence TTGGCAGAAGTCTGCAGCATTCTCATCATCGACGACAATATCGACGATCGCGAGGTCTATCGCCGCATATTGAGCCGCGTCTCCAGCACCGCCTATAGCGTTCTGGAGGCGGAAACGGGCGAAGAGGGTCTTGCGCTGAACGGGCGCAAGCGGCCGAACTGCATCCTGCTCGACTATTCGCTGCCGGGCCGCAACGGCCTCGGCGTCCTTGCCGATATACTGGAGAGCGATCCCGCCGCCAACGTCATCATGCTGACCGGCCAGGGTAGTGAAACCGTCGCAGTCGAGGTGATGAAGAGCGGCGCGCGCGACTATCTCACCAAGGATTCGCTGTCGCCCGAAACACTGCATCGCTGCATCCAGAATGCCATCATGCACGGCATGCTGGAAGCGCAGCTGGAGCAGAAGCGGCAATCGCTCGAAATCTTCACGCGCGCCATGGCCCATGATCTGAAGGAGCCGCTCAGGACGATCAAATCCTTCAGCCGCATCCTGGCCGGTTCTGCAGCGCTTCCGGCCGACGACCGGGAACTGCTCGACTATGTGCTGAGCGCCGCCGACCATATGGAAGACCTGATCGTCAAGGTCTCCGGCTTCACCCGCCTCGAGGCCTCCGGCGGGCCGGAACTCACGCCGGTCTCGCTCTCTGCCGTGCTCGACCAGGTGGAGGACAATCTGCGCCAGCAGACCGAAAGCCGCGGCGCCGTGATCATCCGCGGAGCGCTGCCGGAGGTCATGGGCGACGCGACGCTGCTGACCCAACTGTTGCAGAACCTCGTGTCGAATGCCATCCGCTATTGCGAGCAGACGGTTCCGGAGGTGACGATCTCGGGAGAAGCCCAGGGCGATTTCTGCCGGCTCACCGTGCGTGACAATGGGCCCGGCATCGACCCCCAGCATCGCGAACTGATCTTCCAGCCGTTCAAGCGCCTCGTCGGCCGCGGCATCGAGGGCACCGGGCTCGGCCTTGCCATCTGCCGCCGCATCGCGCAGCTGCATGGCGGCGCGATCTGGTGCGAAGCCGAAAATGGCCCGGGCGCCACCTTCATTCTCGACGTGCCGCTCGCCGTGACGAGGCCGGAGCCGGCCGCCGCAGCGGCCGTCCCGCACAGCGGCAAAGGGGCGGAGCAGCCGGGCGAAGGGGCGGGCAGGCTTGCCGAAGTGCTGCTGGTGGAGGATAGCCCGGCCGACATCCAGCTTTTGAAGATCAAGCTGATGCGGCGGGAGAAGGTGGACTTCAACCTGCATGTAGCCACCAACGGGCGCGAGGCGATGCGGCTGCTGGAGACGCGCGCCGGTATTGCCGATGTGCCGCAGATCGACCTGATGCTGCTCGACATCAACATGCCGATCATGGACGGCTTCGAGGTGCTGCGTGCGCTTTCCGCCGATATCCGCCTCAAGCAGATTCCCGTCTGCATTCTCAGCACGTCAAGCGATGAGACCGACCGGCAGCGAGCCAGGAATCTCGGTGCGCGCGCCTATATGGTCAAGCCGCCGACCCTGCAGCAACTCGAAGAGGCGCTCGAATATGTCGACCATTTGGAATTGCTGCAGCGCGGCGATTCGCTTGCTCTTTGTGCGGAACAAAACTAA
- a CDS encoding VOC family protein, with the protein MTFAAFILALLTTPLQSGQLSMVSGIHHVTAITRKVQANVDFYAGFLGMRLVKQTAGYEDVTQLHLLYGDAVGTPGSLLTFLSWEDGAPGRAGYGQISEISLSIDPASIGYWLTRAMSFGLRSEGPADEFGEPVLRLKDPDNIILKLAGAKHLTSPAVWDGASIPAEHAIQRVRGATMLTEKPAESRSFIETHFGYRFLANRGTIDRLVSQSGDVIDVRDARGFWSGAPGTGTVDHVAFRAADEETLLSVRKALEATDASPTNLHDRKYFRSLYAREPGGTLIELATDKPGMTVDEEQAALGTKLFAPPEAITNLHDLKVVLPQFAMPGQPRINYRELPFVHRFYTPPDPDGSVFVLLHGSGGNETTLMPLLNKAAPRATLLGVRGRATEEGFPRWYKRITPFSFDQNDIKTEAEAFAAFIEGAVKSYGLDPQKVVYVGYSNGANLLNSLLYLHPNLVHKAVLLRSMPVLSDFPHADLKGTDLLVISGKTDAYGKYASELEERLKSSGATVDSDVIPGGHDLGDADVPIIQKWLLQENR; encoded by the coding sequence ATGACCTTCGCAGCTTTCATACTCGCGCTCCTGACGACGCCGCTTCAATCAGGACAGCTCTCGATGGTATCAGGCATACATCACGTGACGGCCATCACCCGCAAGGTGCAGGCGAACGTGGACTTCTACGCTGGATTTCTCGGCATGCGGCTGGTCAAGCAGACGGCCGGCTACGAAGATGTGACGCAACTGCATCTCCTTTACGGCGATGCCGTGGGAACGCCCGGTTCCCTCCTCACCTTCCTTAGCTGGGAAGACGGCGCGCCGGGCCGGGCCGGCTACGGCCAGATCAGCGAAATCTCACTGTCGATCGACCCAGCCAGCATCGGCTACTGGCTGACACGCGCCATGAGCTTCGGCCTGCGCTCGGAAGGACCGGCCGACGAATTCGGCGAGCCTGTGCTGAGGCTGAAGGACCCCGACAACATCATCCTCAAGCTCGCCGGCGCAAAGCACCTCACATCGCCGGCGGTCTGGGACGGCGCCTCGATCCCGGCCGAGCACGCCATCCAGCGCGTGCGCGGCGCAACCATGCTGACGGAGAAGCCGGCTGAAAGCCGCAGCTTCATCGAGACCCATTTCGGCTATCGCTTCCTGGCCAATCGCGGAACGATCGACAGGCTGGTTTCGCAGTCCGGCGACGTCATCGACGTGCGCGATGCCCGCGGCTTCTGGTCGGGCGCGCCGGGCACCGGCACGGTCGATCACGTCGCCTTCCGCGCCGCCGACGAGGAGACGCTGCTTTCGGTGCGCAAGGCCCTTGAGGCCACCGACGCATCGCCGACCAACCTGCATGACCGCAAATATTTCCGCTCGCTCTATGCCCGCGAGCCCGGCGGCACGCTGATAGAACTGGCCACCGACAAGCCGGGCATGACCGTGGACGAAGAGCAGGCGGCGCTTGGGACGAAGCTGTTCGCGCCGCCCGAAGCGATCACCAATCTCCACGACCTGAAGGTCGTGCTGCCGCAATTTGCAATGCCCGGCCAGCCGCGCATCAATTACCGCGAGCTGCCCTTCGTCCATCGCTTCTATACGCCGCCGGATCCCGACGGCAGCGTCTTCGTGCTGCTGCACGGCTCCGGCGGCAACGAAACGACGCTGATGCCGCTGCTCAACAAGGCCGCGCCGCGTGCGACGCTGCTCGGCGTGCGCGGCCGGGCGACGGAGGAAGGGTTTCCGCGCTGGTACAAGCGCATCACCCCCTTCTCCTTCGACCAGAACGACATCAAGACCGAGGCGGAGGCTTTCGCGGCCTTTATCGAGGGCGCCGTCAAATCCTATGGGCTCGACCCGCAGAAGGTGGTCTATGTCGGTTATTCCAACGGCGCCAATCTGTTGAACTCGCTGCTCTACCTGCACCCGAACCTGGTGCACAAGGCGGTGCTGCTGCGCTCCATGCCGGTGCTCAGCGACTTTCCGCATGCCGACCTCAAAGGCACCGACCTGCTCGTCATCAGCGGCAAGACGGATGCCTACGGCAAATATGCGAGCGAGTTGGAAGAGCGGCTGAAGAGTTCGGGCGCCACCGTCGATTCCGACGTCATTCCCGGCGGCCATGATCTCGGCGATGCCGATGTGCCGATCATCCAGAAATGGCTGCTGCAGGAAAACCGCTAA
- a CDS encoding response regulator — MPTIIYVDDSRDDLFYLDYIRRKQHIDVDLFCFSTAETALAALEQRAAEGWALPELLVADLYMPLDSGIALVSRLRLDDRFKAMRLAICSGSDAAEDRARSLEAGADAYLEKPLDLARIILNLEM; from the coding sequence ATGCCTACCATAATTTACGTCGACGACAGCAGGGATGATCTCTTCTATCTCGACTATATCCGCAGGAAGCAGCATATCGATGTCGATCTATTCTGTTTTTCGACCGCCGAGACGGCGCTGGCGGCGCTGGAGCAGCGTGCGGCGGAAGGCTGGGCGCTGCCGGAACTGCTGGTCGCCGATCTCTACATGCCGCTCGACAGCGGCATCGCACTGGTGAGCAGGCTGCGCCTAGACGATCGGTTCAAGGCAATGCGGCTTGCCATCTGCAGCGGCTCGGATGCTGCCGAGGACCGCGCGCGCTCGCTTGAGGCCGGCGCCGATGCCTATCTGGAAAAGCCGCTTGACCTCGCCAGGATCATTCTCAATCTTGAGATGTAG
- the secD gene encoding protein translocase subunit SecD, whose amino-acid sequence MRTSPWLVFTYSVIIVLGLLIALPNALPQSVLQRVPAWLPHEQVSLGLDLRGGSHLVLEVDEADLTKERLQSLLQDARRVLREKGIQPKAVVRSQNQIVVTLADATQSDAAVTDLKTLANPISTGLSAGQADLDVTANGATITVGFSKAGISANVDNAVQQSLEVIRQRVDQVGVSEPTIQRIGANRVLVQLPGAQDPTRLRQLLGSTAKMSFHMVAPNNQPGPGITMMQDDEGRSYAVLDRVELSGDRLSDARVSFDQNTHEPIVSFRFDSAGASRFAEITRQNVGNPFAIVLDDKVLSAPNIREPITGGSGQISGSFSADSATTLAAMLRAGALPAKLTVIEERTVGADLGADAIKMGIYSGVVGFALVALFIFVLYGTWGILANVALLIHTILTFSALTLVGATLTLPGIAGVVLGIGLAVDANVLINERIREETRKGKGAFAAIDTGFNRAYSTIIDGNMTALIAAAILFFFGSGPVRGFAVTMALGLIISMFTSVAFVRVAMIEITRRRKFKVLNIRPLIPFSPYDKHIEFMKARFFGVTVSALLSIASVVLFIHPGLNYGVDFRGGIQMSVKTQGVADLAKFREGLDSLGLGEITLQSFGDKSSILVRAQRQEGGEEAQTAAVTKLKAEVAKIDPTATVEGTDVIGPKVSGELASAGILSVVIASLAMLIYIWVRFEWPFAVGAIVTLVLDVTKAIGFFAITGLDFNLTAIAAILTLVGYSVNDKVVVYDRMRENMRLYKSMPLREIIDKSINETLARSLYTNATAFLALVPMAIWGGSAVSSFAIPMVFGILVAGASSIFIAAPILLFLGDWRRRHAKAASATDGAVEIIPPEQGRPRKSAS is encoded by the coding sequence ATGCGTACTTCACCATGGCTGGTGTTCACCTATTCGGTGATCATCGTACTCGGCCTATTGATCGCTCTGCCGAACGCCCTGCCGCAATCCGTCCTTCAGCGCGTGCCGGCATGGCTGCCGCATGAACAGGTGTCGCTCGGCCTCGACCTTCGCGGCGGCTCGCATCTCGTTCTGGAAGTCGACGAAGCCGATCTGACCAAGGAGCGGCTGCAGTCGCTGCTTCAGGACGCGCGCCGCGTGCTGCGCGAAAAGGGCATCCAGCCGAAGGCCGTCGTCCGCAGCCAGAACCAGATCGTCGTGACGCTCGCCGATGCCACGCAGAGCGATGCAGCCGTCACCGACCTCAAGACGCTCGCCAACCCGATCAGCACCGGCCTCAGCGCCGGCCAGGCGGATCTTGATGTCACGGCGAACGGAGCGACCATCACCGTCGGCTTCTCCAAGGCCGGCATCTCCGCCAATGTCGACAATGCCGTTCAGCAGAGCCTGGAAGTCATCCGCCAGCGCGTCGACCAGGTCGGCGTCTCCGAGCCAACGATCCAGCGCATCGGCGCCAACCGCGTGCTCGTCCAGTTGCCCGGCGCACAGGATCCGACGCGGCTGCGCCAACTTCTCGGCTCCACGGCCAAGATGTCGTTCCACATGGTGGCGCCGAACAACCAGCCCGGCCCGGGCATCACCATGATGCAGGACGATGAAGGCCGGTCCTATGCGGTTCTCGACCGTGTCGAACTCTCCGGCGACCGGCTTTCGGATGCCCGCGTCAGCTTCGATCAGAACACGCATGAGCCGATCGTGAGCTTCCGCTTCGACAGCGCCGGCGCCAGCCGCTTTGCCGAAATCACCCGCCAGAATGTCGGCAATCCGTTCGCCATCGTCCTCGACGACAAGGTGCTGAGCGCACCCAATATCCGCGAGCCGATCACCGGCGGCTCCGGCCAGATCTCCGGCAGCTTCTCGGCCGACAGCGCCACGACGCTTGCCGCCATGCTGCGCGCCGGCGCCCTGCCTGCCAAGCTGACCGTTATCGAGGAACGCACTGTCGGCGCCGACCTTGGCGCCGACGCCATCAAGATGGGCATTTATTCCGGCGTCGTCGGCTTTGCTCTCGTCGCGCTTTTCATCTTCGTGCTCTACGGCACCTGGGGCATCCTGGCGAATGTGGCGCTGCTGATCCACACGATCCTGACCTTCTCGGCCCTGACGCTGGTCGGTGCGACGCTGACGTTGCCGGGTATTGCCGGTGTCGTTCTCGGCATCGGCCTTGCGGTCGATGCGAACGTCCTCATCAACGAGCGTATTCGTGAAGAGACCCGCAAGGGCAAGGGCGCCTTTGCCGCCATCGATACGGGCTTCAATCGTGCCTATTCGACCATCATCGACGGCAACATGACCGCCCTGATCGCTGCGGCCATCCTGTTCTTCTTCGGCTCCGGGCCGGTTCGCGGCTTTGCCGTGACCATGGCGCTCGGCCTGATCATCTCGATGTTCACCTCGGTCGCCTTCGTTCGCGTTGCCATGATCGAGATCACCCGCCGCCGCAAGTTCAAGGTGCTGAACATCCGGCCGTTGATCCCGTTCAGCCCTTATGACAAGCACATCGAGTTCATGAAGGCGCGCTTCTTCGGCGTCACCGTTTCGGCGCTGCTTTCGATCGCCTCCGTCGTGCTCTTCATTCACCCCGGTCTCAACTACGGCGTCGATTTCCGCGGCGGCATCCAGATGTCCGTCAAGACCCAAGGGGTGGCCGATCTAGCGAAGTTCCGCGAAGGTCTTGATAGTCTCGGCCTCGGCGAAATCACCCTGCAGTCCTTCGGCGACAAAAGCAGCATTCTCGTTCGCGCCCAGCGGCAGGAAGGCGGCGAAGAGGCGCAGACCGCGGCAGTGACCAAGCTGAAGGCCGAAGTCGCCAAGATCGATCCGACCGCTACCGTCGAAGGCACCGACGTCATCGGCCCGAAGGTCAGCGGCGAGCTTGCTTCGGCCGGCATTCTGTCGGTGGTGATCGCCAGCCTGGCGATGCTGATCTATATCTGGGTGCGGTTCGAATGGCCGTTTGCCGTCGGCGCCATCGTCACGCTGGTGCTTGACGTCACCAAGGCAATCGGCTTCTTCGCGATCACCGGCCTCGACTTCAACCTGACGGCCATCGCCGCCATCCTGACGCTCGTCGGTTACTCGGTGAACGACAAGGTCGTCGTCTATGACCGCATGCGCGAAAACATGCGGCTCTATAAGTCGATGCCGCTGCGCGAAATCATCGACAAGTCGATCAACGAGACCCTGGCGCGAAGCCTCTACACCAATGCGACGGCCTTCCTCGCTCTGGTGCCGATGGCGATCTGGGGCGGTAGCGCGGTGTCGAGCTTTGCGATCCCGATGGTCTTCGGCATTCTGGTGGCCGGCGCCTCGTCGATCTTCATCGCAGCCCCGATCCTGCTCTTCCTCGGCGACTGGCGCCGCCGCCACGCCAAGGCGGCATCGGCAACCGACGGCGCCGTCGAAATCATCCCGCCGGAACAGGGTCGCCCGCGCAAGTCGGCGAGCTAA